One Kribbella sp. NBC_00662 genomic region harbors:
- a CDS encoding glutamate synthase subunit beta — translation MADPKGFLTTPREVADRRPVEERKQDWKEVYPGGPGKALLPIITKQAGRCMDCGIPFCHNGCPLGNLIPEWNDLVWRDDWSSAIERLHATNNFPEFTGRLCPAPCETACVLGINQDPVTIKNVEVAIIDKAWETGDVRPQPPEWLTGKTIAVVGSGPSGLAAAQQLTRAGHTVAVYERADTPGGLLRYGIPEFKMEKIQVDRRIQQMKEEGTVFRSGVNVGVDVTGTQLKQRYDAVVIATGATAARDLPVPGREYGGIHQAMEYLPQANRVALGQTVDDQIVATGKDVVIIGGGDTGADCLGTAHRQGARTVTQLEIMPRPGEDRPGHQPWPTYPMIYRVASAHEEGGDRVYAVSTVNFEADADGNVSGLNLVEVKFADGKFNPVEGTERTIPAQLVLLAMGFLGPEREGFLEQLGVELDERGNVKRDKDYQTSVEGVFACGDAGRGQSLIVWAIAEGRSCANGVDTHLTGSSTLPTPIPPTARPLAV, via the coding sequence ATGGCTGATCCCAAGGGATTCCTGACCACCCCGCGCGAGGTCGCCGACCGGCGTCCGGTGGAGGAGCGCAAGCAGGACTGGAAAGAGGTCTACCCCGGTGGGCCGGGCAAGGCGCTGCTGCCGATCATCACCAAGCAGGCCGGCCGTTGTATGGACTGCGGTATCCCGTTCTGCCACAACGGCTGCCCGCTGGGCAACCTGATCCCGGAGTGGAACGACCTGGTCTGGCGCGACGACTGGTCGTCGGCGATCGAGCGGTTGCACGCCACCAACAACTTCCCGGAGTTCACCGGGCGGCTGTGCCCGGCGCCGTGCGAGACCGCCTGCGTGCTCGGTATCAACCAGGACCCGGTGACGATCAAGAACGTCGAGGTCGCGATCATCGACAAGGCCTGGGAGACCGGCGACGTCCGGCCCCAGCCGCCGGAATGGCTGACCGGCAAGACGATCGCGGTCGTCGGATCCGGTCCGTCGGGCCTGGCCGCCGCGCAGCAGCTGACCCGCGCGGGGCACACGGTCGCGGTCTACGAGCGCGCCGACACCCCGGGCGGCCTGCTGCGGTACGGCATTCCCGAGTTCAAGATGGAGAAGATCCAGGTCGACCGCCGGATCCAGCAGATGAAGGAGGAGGGCACGGTCTTCCGCTCCGGCGTGAACGTCGGCGTGGACGTGACCGGCACCCAGCTCAAGCAGCGCTACGACGCGGTCGTGATCGCCACCGGGGCCACCGCAGCGCGCGACCTGCCGGTGCCTGGCCGAGAGTACGGCGGCATCCACCAGGCGATGGAGTACCTGCCGCAGGCCAACCGGGTCGCACTCGGGCAGACCGTCGACGACCAGATCGTTGCGACCGGCAAGGACGTGGTGATCATCGGCGGCGGCGACACCGGCGCCGACTGCCTCGGTACGGCACACCGGCAGGGCGCCCGGACGGTGACCCAGCTGGAGATCATGCCGCGACCGGGCGAGGACCGGCCAGGGCACCAGCCGTGGCCGACGTACCCGATGATCTACCGGGTCGCCTCCGCGCACGAGGAGGGCGGCGACCGGGTGTACGCGGTCTCGACGGTGAACTTCGAGGCCGATGCCGACGGCAACGTCTCGGGGCTGAACCTGGTCGAGGTGAAGTTTGCCGACGGCAAGTTCAACCCGGTCGAGGGGACCGAGCGGACGATCCCGGCGCAGCTCGTGCTGCTGGCGATGGGCTTCCTCGGCCCGGAGCGCGAGGGCTTCCTCGAGCAGCTCGGTGTCGAGCTCGACGAGCGCGGCAACGTCAAGCGGGACAAGGACTACCAGACCTCGGTCGAGGGCGTCTTCGCCTGTGGCGACGCCGGTCGCGGTCAGTCGCTGATCGTCTGGGCGATCGCCGAGGGCCGCTCCTGCGCCAACGGCGTGGACACCCACCTGACCGGCTCGTCCACCCTTCCCACCCCCATCCCGCCGACGGCCCGCCCCTTGGCGGTATGA
- a CDS encoding metallophosphoesterase encodes MVGRLVDRARLRAVAPWAGLSLLFVLTTVVVGLLGFVNDSERVTIGAHAATVSPTFDGYATLDLGAVLPRLRIPADTPGGIGVNIDVQETDADNLTELLTRDTLIASQPDGEIGQIKKVIQEMAVDNAVAGAGTGLLVVVVVATLWTALGVRRRRELWHLVHRHERRFEHRAIVVLVAMLITIASIYGPGRMRPAEVPPTQWQPLFKLLPEMSFDDRLKKVEVASGFSATGGVGVIRTLVETYRKSTELYGRLKDRVADVAPQIHQPNKEEKVALLVSDRHDNIGIDGFAAEVAKAGGAKLLIDAGDDTSSGQSWEAFSINSLRQHFKDFKVVAVAGNHDAGGHVEEFMRKSGFTVLDSKPVEVEGIRFLGDSDPTKTGLGSADTPGDETIEHQSERLADVACDQPEDKRISTMVVHDPSSFAATAERGCATLLLSGHLHRQVGPTTRVVDGRAVTTYTNGTTGGAAYAFALGYTLRKPGEVTLITYQKGLPVGLQTVTAQPSGDVTVGPYTPLGS; translated from the coding sequence GTGGTAGGGCGGCTCGTCGACAGGGCGCGGCTCAGGGCGGTGGCGCCGTGGGCCGGGCTCAGTCTGCTCTTCGTGCTGACCACGGTCGTGGTGGGTCTGCTCGGATTCGTGAACGACTCCGAGCGGGTCACGATCGGCGCCCACGCGGCGACGGTGTCGCCCACCTTCGACGGGTACGCGACGCTCGACCTCGGCGCCGTACTCCCGCGGTTGCGGATCCCGGCGGACACGCCGGGCGGCATCGGCGTCAACATCGACGTACAGGAGACCGACGCCGACAACCTCACCGAGCTGCTCACCCGCGACACCCTGATCGCCTCCCAGCCCGACGGTGAGATCGGGCAGATCAAGAAGGTCATCCAGGAGATGGCCGTCGACAACGCGGTCGCCGGAGCCGGTACCGGCCTGCTCGTGGTCGTCGTGGTCGCCACGCTCTGGACGGCCCTCGGCGTACGTCGGCGACGCGAGCTGTGGCATCTGGTCCACCGGCACGAACGCCGGTTCGAGCACCGGGCGATCGTCGTACTGGTCGCGATGCTGATCACGATCGCCTCGATCTACGGTCCGGGGCGGATGCGGCCGGCCGAAGTACCGCCGACGCAGTGGCAGCCGCTGTTCAAGCTGCTGCCGGAGATGTCGTTCGACGACCGGCTGAAGAAGGTCGAGGTCGCGTCCGGGTTCTCCGCCACGGGTGGTGTCGGGGTGATCCGGACGCTGGTCGAGACGTACCGGAAGTCGACCGAGCTGTACGGCCGGCTCAAGGACCGGGTCGCCGACGTCGCTCCGCAGATCCACCAGCCGAACAAGGAGGAGAAGGTCGCCCTGCTGGTGTCGGACCGGCACGACAACATCGGTATCGACGGGTTCGCGGCCGAGGTGGCGAAGGCCGGCGGCGCCAAGCTGCTGATCGACGCCGGTGACGACACGTCGTCGGGACAGAGCTGGGAAGCGTTCAGCATCAACTCGCTGCGGCAGCACTTCAAGGACTTCAAAGTGGTCGCGGTGGCCGGCAACCACGACGCCGGCGGGCACGTCGAGGAATTCATGCGCAAGAGCGGGTTCACCGTGCTCGACAGCAAGCCGGTCGAGGTCGAGGGGATCCGGTTCCTCGGCGACAGCGACCCGACCAAGACCGGGCTCGGCAGCGCCGACACGCCGGGTGACGAGACGATCGAGCACCAGTCGGAGCGGCTGGCCGACGTCGCCTGCGACCAGCCGGAGGACAAGCGGATCTCGACAATGGTCGTGCACGACCCGTCCTCGTTCGCCGCCACCGCCGAGCGCGGCTGCGCGACGTTGCTGCTGTCCGGTCATCTGCACCGCCAGGTCGGTCCGACGACCAGGGTGGTCGACGGGCGCGCGGTCACGACGTACACGAACGGGACGACCGGGGGAGCGGCGTACGCCTTCGCCCTCGGCTACACCCTGCGGAAGCCGGGTGAGGTCACCCTCATCACGTACCAGAAAGGGCTGCCGGTCGGTTTGCAGACGGTCACCGCGCAACCCAGTGGTGATGTGACCGTCGGGCCCTACACCCCCTTGGGTTCTTGA